A genome region from Erigeron canadensis isolate Cc75 chromosome 3, C_canadensis_v1, whole genome shotgun sequence includes the following:
- the LOC122592591 gene encoding L-ascorbate oxidase homolog, producing MKQWSMKLALLLLAIVEMINGEDPYKFFNWNVTYGDIYPLGVKQQGILINGQFPGPQIDSVTNDNVIVSIYNNLDEPFLITWNGIQQRRNSWQDGVYGTNCPIPPGQNFTYILQVKDQIGSFFYFPSLAFHRAAGGFGGITISSRPMIPVPFPPPAGDFTILAGDWFKQNHTDLKAILDGGHDLPFPDGLLINGRGSNAFTFNVDQGKTYRLRISNVGLTTSINFRIQGHKMLLVETEGTHTLQNTYSSLDIHLGQSYSVLVTADQPPQNYYMVVSTRFTSQVLTATSVLRYTNSPGTFPAPPPGGPTIQIDWSLNQARSIRQNLTASGPRPNPQGSYHYGMVNFTRTIRLANSAPVINGKQRYAVNSVSFIPADTPLKIADYFKISGVFSLGTISDSPNGGGGYLQTSVMAADFRAFAEIVFENSEDTVQSWHIDGHFFFVVGMDGGPWSAASRNNYNLRDGISRSTVQVYPHSWTALYVPLDNVGMWNIRSQNWARQYLGQQFYLRVYSPVNSWRDEYPIPKNAITCGRASGRKTRPL from the exons ATGAAGCAATGGAGTATGAAGTTGGCACTTTTGTTGTTAGCAATTGTAGAGATGATAAATGGTGAAGACCCATACAAGTTTTTTAACTGGAATGTTACTTATGGTGATATCTATCCTCTTGGAGTTAAACAACAG GGAATTTTGATAAATGGCCAATTTCCGGGGCCACAGATTGATTCGGTCACTAATGATAATGTCATTGTTAGTATTTACAACAACTTGGATGAACCTTTCCTTATTACATG GAATGGGATACAACAAAGAAGGAATTCATGGCAGGATGGAGTTTATGGCACAAATTGCCCAATTCCACCTGGTCAGAATTTCACATACATTCTTCAAGTAAAAGATCAAATTGGTAGTTTCTTTTACTTCCCCTCACTCGCGTTTCACCGGGCTGCTGGAGGTTTTGGTGGCATTACGATCTCTAGCCGACCTATGATCCCCGTCCCATTCCCTCCACCTGCTGGAGATTTCACCATTCTAGCTGGTGATTGGTTCAAGCAAAATCACACT GATTTAAAAGCAATATTAGATGGCGGTCATGATCTTCCATTCCCCGATGGTCTTCTTATCAATGGTCGTGGATCTAACGCATTTACATTCAACGTTGATCAAG GGAAAACTTATAGGTTAAGGATTTCGAATGTGGGGCTTACGACATCGATAAATTTCAGAATCCAGGGTCATAAGATGTTGTTAGTGGAGACTGAAGGAACTCATACTCTTCAGAACACATATTCTTCTCTTGATATACATTTAGGCCAGTCATACTCGGTTTTGGTCACTGCTGATCAGCCACCACAAAACTACTACATGGTTGTGTCAACCCGATTTACCTCTCAAGTCCTCACTGCAACCTCCGTTCTTCGTTATACCAACTCTCCAGGAACTTTTCCAGCTCCTCCACCTGGTGGCCCGACCATCCAAATCGACTGGTCTTTAAATCAAGCCCGATCTATTAG ACAAAATTTGACCGCAAGTGGACCAAGGCCTAACCCACAAGGTTCATACCATTATGGTATGGTTAACTTCACACGAACAATAAGACTTGCGAACTCTGCTCCAGTCATAAATGGCAAGCAGAGGTACGCTGTCAACAGCGTGTCATTTATACCAGCAGACACCCCTTTAAAGATTGCTGATTATTTCAAGATCTCGGGTGTGTTTTCGCTTGGAACCATTTCTGACAGCCccaatggtggtggtgggtaCCTCCAAACTTCAGTCATGGCTGCTGATTTCAGAGCATTTGCTGAGATTGTGTTTGAGAATTCAGAAGATACTGTCCAGTCATGGCACATTGATGGTCACTTTTTCTTTGTTGTTGG GATGGATGGAGGGCCATGGTCTGCTGCTAGCCGAAATAACTACAATTTAAGAGATGGGATTTCCCGGTCTACAGTTCAG GTATATCCACATTCTTGGACTGCATTGTATGTACCGTTAGACAATGTTGGAATGTGGAACATAAGATCTCAAAACTGGGCTCGACAATACTTAGGTCAACAATTTTATCTCCGGGTTTATTCACCTGTAAACTCATGGAGAGACGAGTACCCCATCCCGAAGAATGCTATTACTTGTGGTAGAGCAAGTGGTCGCAAGACTCGTCCTCTGTAA